From Lolium perenne isolate Kyuss_39 chromosome 5, Kyuss_2.0, whole genome shotgun sequence, a single genomic window includes:
- the LOC139830001 gene encoding F-box/LRR-repeat protein 14-like — protein sequence MEDLPEALVAEILKKITKTSDLNSLSLVSKQLYKMEGNHRGAIRVGSGLCTATKALKSLCARFPNLWKVEIDYSGWIPRHGKQLNNKGLFVFSSHCSSLIDLTLSFCSYIDDSGLRCLAYCKTLVSLRLKSTPEITSIGLFSVAVGCTSLSALHLIDCEKIHSVEWLEYLGRNGSLEELVVTKCKGIKHHDLLKFGSGWMKLQKFEFQGNGGIYGLCQGDIVYDSSYDAHSKNIYDFCCESLMDLRLAHMKTWPEVGLRAVLGKCKALEKLRLHYVHALNDNDLIALSRSCSNLKSISLWLNLQRYSSDVRYCETRTSFTDNSLYSLALNCRMLQTVDFRFTGCASDWPSEIGFTQNGFLVLIQSCPIRVLVLNTANFFDDEGMKALSSSPYLETLELMMCEAVTDVGMRFIAHTPCLSNLTLRLCHEVTDVGVAELVHAHKLETLVIDCCSKVSLQAAQGVTKLVHYSRNISDAFMTVGLKDC from the coding sequence ATGGAGGACCTACCAGAGGCTCTGGTGGCAGAGATTCTCAAGAAGATCACCAAGACCAGTGATCTGAATTCTCTTTCACTTGTGTCAAAGCAGCTCTACAAGATGGAGGGGAATCACAGGGGTGCTATCCGTGTTGGTTCCGGTCTTTGCACAGCTACAAAAGCACTGAAATCATTGTGCGCCCGGTTCCCAAATTTGTGGAAAGTGGAAATCGATTACTCTGGTTGGATACCTAGACATGGAAAGCAGTTGAACAACAAAGGCCTTTTTGTGTTTTCATCTCACTGTTCCTCGCTGATTGACCTCACCTTAAGCTTCTGCTCATACATTGATGACTCTGGGCTTCGTTGCTTAGCTTACTGCAAGACATTGGTGTCTCTCAGGCTGAAATCCACACCAGAAATAACTTCAATTGGGCTTTTCTCGGTTGCAGTTGGTTGCACAAGTCTATCTGCTCTCCACCTTATTGATTGCGAGAAAATCCACAGTGTAGAGTGGCTGGAATACCTTGGTAGAAATGGATCGTTGGAAGAGCTTGTAGTGACGAAATGCAAAGGAATCAAACATCATGACCTCCTAAAGTTTGGTTCAGGATGGATGAAGCTCCAGAAGTTTGAGTTTCAGGGGAATGGAGGAATATATGGTCTTTGTCAAGGTGATATAGTCTATGACTCCTCGTACGATGCTCATAGCAAGAATATATATGATTTCTGCTGTGAGAGTTTGATGGATTTAAGGTTGGCACATATGAAAACTTGGCCAGAAGTAGGTTTGCGTGCTGTCCTAGGGAAGTGTAAAGCATTGGAGAAGCTTCGCCTTCACTATGTTCATGCCCTGAATGACAATGACTTGATTGCATTATCCCGGAGCTGTAGCAACCTTAAAAGCATCTCACTTTGGCTCAACCTTCagcgctactctagtgatgtgagaTATTGTGAAACCAGGACATCATTTACTGATAACAGCCTTTATTCTCTAGCCCTAAACTGTCGTATGCTTCAGACCGTAGACTTCAGATTTACTGGATGTGCTTCTGACTGGCCATCAGAAATAGGATTCACACAAAACGGTTTTCTGGTGCTCATTCAGTCCTGTCCCATCCGTGTTCTCGTGCTAAATACTGCCAACTTCTTTGATGACGAGGGGATGAAGGCCTTGTCATCCTCACCATATCTGGAGACACTTGAACTTATGATGTGTGAAGCGGTAACTGATGTTGGGATGCGCTTCATTGCACACACCCCATGCTTGAGTAATCTCACGCTTCGGTTGTGTCATGAGGTGACTGATGTTGGAGTGGCTGAACTGGTACATGCACATAAGTTAGAGACTTTGGTCATTGATTGTTGTAGTAAGGTCTCTCTGCAAGCTGCACAGGGTGTTACCAAGTTAGTTCACTACTCCAGAAACATTTCAGATGCCTTTATGACAGTTGGTTTGAAAGATTGTTGA
- the LOC127301127 gene encoding F-box/LRR-repeat protein 14 translates to MEDLPEAMLTEILKKITRTSDLNSISLVSKQLYRIEGHQRGAVRVASTLCTATEALKSLCLRFPNLRKVEIDYSGYWAPGHGNHFENNGLFVLSSNCSSLIDLTLSFCSNINDTGLGYLAYCKTLVSLRLNSAPQITSIGNFSVAVGCTSLSALHLIDCKKIDSVKWLEYLGRDGSLEELVVNNCKGINHHDLLKFGSGWMKLQKFEFEGYREIGGVRQGGVLYDPSYDAHSRDIYDFSCESLKDLRLAHINTWRKIGLRVVLGKCKALEKLRLEYVHALNDNDLIALSRSCSNLKSISLWLNLQRYSSDVSYCETRTSFTDNSLYALALNCPMLQTVDLRFSGCAADRPSEIGFTQKAFLVFIQSCPIRVLVLNTANFLDDEGMKALSYSPYLETLELILCEAVTDAGMHFIAHTPCLSNLTLRLCHKVTDVGVAELGHAHKLESLVIDCCSKVSLQAAQGVTMLVHYSRDLSNALVKTIGFSSAK, encoded by the coding sequence atggaggacctaccggaggctatGCTAACAGAGATTCTCAAGAAGATCACCAGGACCAGTGATCTGAATTCTATTTCCCTTGTGTCAAAGCAGCTCTACAGGATAGAGGGGCATCAAAGGGGTGCTGTCCGTGTTGCTTCCACTCTTTGCACTGCTACGGAAGCACTGAAATCATTGTGCCTCCGGTTCCCAAATTTGCGGAAAGTGGAAATCGATTACTCTGGTTATTGGGCACCAGGACATGGAAATCATTTCGAGAACAATGGCCTCTTTGTGTTATCATCTAACTGTTCCTCGCTGATTGACCTCACCTTAAGCTTCTGCTCCAATATCAATGACACTGGGCTTGGTTATTTAGCTTATTGCAAGACATTGGTGTCTCTCAGGCTGAACTCGGCACCACAAATAACTTCAATTGGGAATTTCTCGGTTGCAGTTGGTTGCACGAGCCTATCTGCTCTTCACCTTATTGATTGCAAGAAAATCGACAGTGTAAAGTGGCTGGAATACCTTGGTAGGGATGGATCGTTGGAAGAGCTTGTAGTGAACAATTGCAAAGGAATCAATCATCATGATCTCCTGAAGTTTGGTTCAGGATGGATGAAGCTCCAGAAGTTTGAGTTTGAGGGGTACAGAGAAATAGGTGGTGTTCGTCAAGGTGGTGTGTTATATGACCCCTCGTACGATGCTCACAGCAGGGATATATACGATTTCAGTTGTGAGAGTTTAAAGGATTTAAGATTGGCGCATATTAACACTTGGCGAAAAATAGGACTTCGTGTTGTCCTAGGGAAGTGTAAAGCATTGGAGAAGCTTCGCCTTGAGTATGTTCATGCCCTGAATGATAATGACCTGATTGCATTATCACGGAGCTGCAGCAACCTTAAAAGCATCTCACTTTGGCTCAACCTTCAGCGCTACTCTAGTGACGTGAGCTATTGTGAAACCAGAACATCATTTACTGACAACAGCCTTTATGCTCTAGCCCTAAACTGTCCTATGCTTCAGACCGTAGACCTCAGATTTTCAGGATGTGCTGCTGACAGACCGTCAGAAATAGGATTCACACAAAAGGCTTTTCTGGTGTTTATTCAGTCCTGCCCCATTCGGGTTCTGGTGCTAAATACTGCCAACTTCTTGGATGACGAGGGGATGAAGGCCCtgtcatattcaccatatctggaGACGCTCGAGCTTATATTGTGTGAAGCGGTGACTGATGCTGGGATGCACTTCATTGCACACACACCATGCTTGAGTAATCTCACACTTCGGTTGTGTCATAAGGTGACTGATGTTGGAGTGGCTGAACTGGGACATGCACATAAGTTAGAGTCTTTGGTCATTGATTGTTGTAGTAAGGTTTCTCTGCAAGCTGCACAGGGTGTTACCATGTTGGTTCACTACTCCAGGGACCTCTCAAACGCACTTGTGAAGACAATTGGTTTTTCAAGCGCCAAATAA